The Streptomyces sp. NBC_00224 genome has a window encoding:
- a CDS encoding branched-chain amino acid transaminase, whose translation MSDANHASGARAPTSPPLDDRDGSIWLDGQLVPWREARLHVLSHGLHYGGSVFEGERVYGGRVFKLHEHSLRLVASAREMGFALPWNAEELDAATREVVAVAGLTEGYVRPVAWRGSDSLRLVAPGTSVHVAIAAWPWPQVFASGPRGIRLRTSRWRRPAPDTAPVRAKTAALYALGSLAGQEAEEAGRDDALLLDHQGRLAEATGANLFLVIDGALHTPPPECVLDGITRRTVIALAHELGLKVVERHLDPAELARADEVFLTGTAYEVQPVTAVDALEYPVGAVTSALVRAYARAVRGEAARPAPTSEAAPAVASESG comes from the coding sequence GTGAGCGACGCGAACCACGCGAGCGGTGCGCGGGCTCCCACCTCGCCGCCGCTCGACGACCGGGACGGCTCCATCTGGCTCGACGGACAGCTCGTGCCCTGGCGCGAGGCCCGGCTGCACGTCCTCAGCCACGGGCTGCACTACGGCGGCAGCGTCTTCGAGGGCGAGCGCGTCTACGGCGGCCGGGTCTTCAAACTCCACGAACACAGCCTCCGCCTGGTCGCCTCGGCCCGCGAGATGGGCTTCGCACTGCCCTGGAACGCCGAGGAACTGGACGCCGCCACCCGCGAGGTCGTGGCCGTCGCGGGCCTCACCGAGGGCTATGTCCGCCCGGTCGCCTGGCGCGGCAGCGACAGCCTGCGCCTGGTCGCGCCGGGCACCTCGGTCCATGTGGCGATCGCGGCCTGGCCCTGGCCGCAGGTCTTCGCCTCCGGGCCGCGCGGGATCCGGCTGCGCACCTCGCGCTGGCGGCGCCCCGCACCCGACACCGCGCCGGTCCGCGCCAAGACCGCGGCCCTGTACGCCCTCGGCTCCCTCGCCGGGCAGGAGGCGGAGGAGGCGGGCCGCGACGACGCGCTGCTCCTCGACCACCAGGGCCGCCTCGCCGAGGCGACCGGCGCCAATCTGTTCCTGGTGATCGACGGCGCCCTGCACACCCCGCCGCCGGAGTGCGTACTGGACGGCATCACCCGCCGTACCGTCATCGCGCTCGCCCACGAGCTCGGCCTGAAGGTCGTCGAGCGGCACCTGGACCCGGCCGAACTGGCCCGCGCCGACGAGGTGTTCCTGACCGGCACGGCGTACGAGGTCCAGCCGGTCACCGCCGTCGATGCCTTGGAGTACCCGGTCGGCGCCGTGACGAGCGCGCTGGTGCGGGCGTACGCGCGTGCCGTGCGGGGCGAGGCGGCCCGCCCGGCCCCGACGAGCGAGGCCGCCCCGGCCGTAGCGAGCGAGAGCGGATGA
- a CDS encoding nuclear transport factor 2 family protein, with protein sequence MDTDATGDEGRADGRALDRAAMEAAVRLYFEACNKVDRDLFAQCLSEHVVHYLAAGMSGPIAGIDPVVERWGADVRANHSSWAVDAVYADEHSRTAVCEWTAFKPRLGKVLRGAEVYRFDDSGLIDEVRIYYASRRDDTVPVNELEGFPYTERGFAT encoded by the coding sequence ATGGACACCGACGCCACGGGGGACGAGGGCCGCGCGGACGGCCGGGCGCTGGACCGGGCCGCCATGGAGGCCGCGGTGCGGCTGTACTTCGAGGCGTGCAACAAGGTCGACCGCGACCTGTTCGCCCAGTGCCTCTCCGAGCACGTCGTGCACTACCTGGCCGCGGGGATGTCCGGCCCCATCGCGGGCATCGACCCGGTCGTGGAGCGCTGGGGCGCCGATGTACGCGCCAACCACTCCAGCTGGGCCGTGGACGCCGTGTACGCGGACGAGCACAGCCGCACCGCCGTCTGCGAGTGGACCGCCTTCAAGCCGCGCCTGGGCAAGGTGCTGCGCGGAGCGGAGGTCTACCGCTTCGACGACTCGGGCCTGATCGACGAGGTCCGCATCTACTACGCGTCCCGGCGCGACGACACCGTCCCGGTCAACGAACTGGAGGGCTTCCCCTACACGGAACGGGGCTTCGCCACGTGA
- a CDS encoding DUF6421 family protein: MTGTPGPRRPQDEMLGEVERLGRGLLPRIDAFRARQRDDGTVPEPGEEDRRSLLAIKDEAVRWFAGHGRAGQADALAADIDGWLAAGLDTPPHFARCRDALTAPADGDWAAFLAPVQTTNSVPPVGRRLEFFLVRRKEPDALPELADRYPHPKNNCQATVLLAGSEGLTKGNCIVFFPENVAAHDKVAEQGYAIFFFSKFRRIHETYAVPSARSVLTPDSVPRASTGMDPEVCYQARSLWGYLHDYFHHQGQWPLDRHIKLKMNWFIGLLEELKVDAKTVLACHDDAVPYADEQIAMILLERMFRYPLDARAVRNFDAGTGVFLYSWLRERRALADHGGRLSLSYDRVLDGLRELVDTIEAMEAAVTTPEEYRAAARALVRTQLREGAEGDRYAFTDDQRTLVRARGRLASLPPLHFAPAEV; encoded by the coding sequence GTGACCGGAACGCCCGGCCCCCGGCGCCCCCAGGACGAGATGCTCGGCGAGGTGGAACGGCTCGGCCGGGGGCTCCTGCCGCGGATCGACGCCTTCCGCGCCCGCCAGCGCGACGACGGCACGGTCCCGGAGCCGGGCGAGGAGGACCGGCGAAGCCTCCTGGCCATCAAGGACGAGGCCGTGCGCTGGTTCGCCGGGCACGGCAGGGCGGGCCAGGCCGACGCGCTGGCCGCCGACATCGACGGCTGGCTGGCCGCCGGACTCGACACGCCACCGCACTTCGCCCGCTGCCGCGACGCCCTGACCGCCCCGGCCGACGGCGACTGGGCGGCGTTCCTCGCCCCCGTACAGACCACCAACAGCGTCCCGCCGGTCGGCAGGCGGCTGGAGTTCTTCCTCGTCCGCCGCAAGGAGCCCGACGCGCTGCCCGAGCTGGCCGACCGCTATCCGCACCCCAAGAACAACTGCCAGGCCACCGTGCTGCTCGCCGGAAGCGAAGGGCTGACGAAGGGCAACTGCATCGTCTTCTTCCCGGAGAACGTCGCGGCCCACGACAAGGTGGCCGAACAGGGTTACGCCATCTTCTTCTTCAGTAAATTCCGCAGGATCCACGAGACGTACGCGGTGCCGTCCGCGCGGTCCGTGCTCACCCCGGATTCCGTACCGCGCGCCTCGACCGGAATGGACCCGGAGGTCTGTTATCAGGCGCGTTCCCTCTGGGGTTATCTGCACGACTACTTCCACCACCAGGGGCAGTGGCCGCTCGACCGGCACATCAAACTCAAGATGAACTGGTTCATCGGCCTGCTGGAAGAGCTGAAGGTCGACGCGAAGACCGTGCTCGCCTGCCACGACGACGCCGTTCCGTACGCCGACGAACAGATAGCCATGATCCTTCTGGAGCGGATGTTCCGCTATCCGCTCGACGCCCGCGCGGTCCGCAACTTCGACGCGGGCACCGGGGTGTTCCTCTACTCGTGGCTGCGCGAACGCCGTGCCCTCGCCGACCACGGCGGGCGGCTCTCGCTGTCCTACGACCGGGTCCTCGACGGACTGCGTGAACTGGTGGACACGATAGAGGCCATGGAAGCCGCGGTCACCACGCCCGAGGAGTACCGCGCGGCGGCCAGGGCACTGGTACGAACGCAGCTGCGTGAAGGCGCCGAGGGCGACCGCTACGCGTTCACGGACGATCAGCGGACGCTCGTGCGCGCACGGGGCCGACTGGCGTCCCTGCCACCCCTGCACTTCGCGCCGGCCGAGGTGTGA
- a CDS encoding bacilysin biosynthesis protein BacA, producing MTRERACVNSLSPSPIGEIRHLHTLGPTGTNLEAAAHEWFRRQGLGSEGRVTLHATLEYAMETVPRNGEHALVACAVYPELHTLVFGNLRVCRMVDSFVWPTHEMVLAVAPGGRTEPRTVATHPAPAGLVPPASERQLVTSNAQAAIDCADGKTEGCVTTVVAAKAHGLRVVRSFGEVPMVYTVHHLREAAP from the coding sequence GTGACGCGGGAGCGAGCGTGCGTCAATTCTTTATCGCCTTCGCCCATCGGCGAGATACGGCATCTGCACACCCTGGGCCCGACCGGCACCAACCTGGAGGCCGCGGCCCACGAGTGGTTCCGGCGGCAAGGGCTGGGGAGCGAGGGTCGGGTGACCCTGCACGCGACCCTCGAATACGCGATGGAGACCGTGCCCAGAAACGGTGAGCACGCGCTGGTCGCCTGTGCCGTCTATCCGGAGCTGCACACGCTGGTCTTCGGCAACCTGCGGGTTTGCCGCATGGTGGACTCCTTCGTGTGGCCCACCCACGAGATGGTGCTCGCCGTCGCGCCGGGCGGGCGCACCGAGCCGCGTACCGTGGCCACCCACCCGGCGCCGGCCGGCCTCGTACCACCGGCGAGCGAACGGCAGTTGGTGACCAGCAACGCGCAGGCGGCCATCGACTGCGCCGACGGCAAGACCGAGGGCTGCGTCACCACGGTCGTCGCGGCGAAGGCCCACGGCCTGCGGGTCGTGCGCAGCTTCGGCGAGGTGCCGATGGTCTACACGGTGCACCACCTGCGGGAGGCCGCTCCGTGA
- a CDS encoding FBP domain-containing protein: MKQLTEKEIRAAFVNCTKGEAKRLSVPRDLADHPWDDLDYFGWRDPQAPGRAYLVTELEGTIRALVLRSPGHTSGQARRSMCSICLTTHDGGVSLMVAPKAGKAGQQGNSVGIYVCSDLACSLYVRGKRDVGAGARLHETITLEEKIQRTVANLAAFAAKVTAV; the protein is encoded by the coding sequence ATGAAGCAGCTGACTGAAAAAGAGATCCGTGCCGCGTTCGTGAACTGCACCAAGGGCGAGGCCAAGCGCCTGTCCGTGCCGCGTGACCTGGCCGACCACCCCTGGGACGACCTGGACTACTTCGGTTGGCGAGATCCCCAGGCCCCGGGCCGGGCCTACCTGGTCACCGAGCTGGAGGGCACCATCAGGGCCCTCGTGCTGCGGAGCCCCGGGCACACCTCCGGGCAGGCCCGCCGCAGCATGTGCTCGATATGCCTGACGACCCACGACGGCGGCGTCTCCCTGATGGTCGCGCCGAAGGCGGGCAAGGCGGGACAGCAGGGGAACTCGGTGGGCATCTATGTCTGCAGCGACCTCGCGTGTTCGCTGTACGTACGGGGCAAGCGGGACGTGGGCGCCGGAGCGCGGCTCCACGAGACGATCACTCTGGAGGAGAAGATCCAGCGGACCGTGGCGAACCTCGCCGCGTTCGCCGCCAAGGTGACGGCGGTCTGA
- a CDS encoding TetR/AcrR family transcriptional regulator, whose translation MGRVGLSTERLTRAGAELADEVGFEQVTVSALARQFDVKVASLYSHVKNSQDLKTRIALLALEELADRGAAALAGRAGKDALAALANVYRDYAREHPGRYAAAQLRLTPEAAAASAGGRHAQMTRAILRGYDLSEPDQTHAVRLLGSVFHGYITLELGGGFSHSAPDTQQTWTRILDALDALLRNWPAQ comes from the coding sequence ATGGGACGCGTAGGGCTGAGCACGGAACGCCTGACCCGGGCCGGGGCGGAACTGGCCGACGAGGTCGGCTTCGAGCAGGTGACCGTCTCGGCGCTCGCCCGGCAGTTCGACGTGAAGGTCGCGAGCCTGTACTCGCACGTCAAGAACTCCCAGGACCTCAAGACGCGGATCGCCCTCCTCGCCCTGGAAGAGCTCGCCGACCGGGGCGCCGCCGCGCTGGCCGGGCGAGCGGGCAAGGACGCCCTGGCCGCTCTGGCGAACGTCTACCGCGACTACGCGCGCGAACACCCCGGCCGCTACGCCGCGGCCCAGCTGAGGCTCACCCCGGAAGCGGCGGCCGCCAGCGCGGGCGGCAGACACGCCCAGATGACACGGGCGATCCTGCGCGGCTACGACCTGAGCGAGCCCGACCAGACGCACGCGGTCCGGCTGCTCGGCAGCGTCTTCCACGGCTACATCACCCTCGAACTCGGCGGGGGCTTCAGCCACAGCGCCCCCGACACACAGCAGACCTGGACGCGGATCCTGGACGCCCTGGACGCCCTGCTGCGGAACTGGCCCGCGCAGTGA
- a CDS encoding GDSL-type esterase/lipase family protein, protein MHTQHDWITTPITADLLRGALDVERTEHGVLPHRLPARARAQNTDGQLAMAESQPSGVRLVFRTRATAIELDTLPTKRVYVGVPARPDGVYDLVVDGVLAGQASAAGGNTLTIDMSTGSVENRPGQPDTLRFTGLPDAPKDIEIWLPHNETTELVALRTDAPIAPAPDRGRKVWLHHGSSISHGSDAAGPSTTWPALAASLGGAELINLGLGGSALLDPFTARALRDTPADLISVKIGLNVVNTDLMRLRAFTPAVHGFLDTIREGHPDAPLLVVSPILCPIHEDTPGPCALDTTALSAGRLRFMATGDPAERASGKLTLRVIRDELARIVEQRAAEDRNLHYLDGRALYGEAEAARLPLPDQLHPDAATHRHIGERFAGLAFAADGAFGSGVRV, encoded by the coding sequence ATGCACACCCAGCACGACTGGATCACCACACCCATCACCGCCGACCTCCTGCGCGGCGCCCTCGACGTGGAGCGCACCGAGCACGGCGTGCTCCCGCACCGGCTCCCCGCCCGGGCCCGCGCCCAGAACACGGACGGGCAGCTGGCCATGGCCGAGTCCCAGCCCTCCGGCGTACGGCTGGTCTTCCGTACCCGCGCCACCGCGATCGAGCTGGACACCCTGCCCACCAAGCGGGTCTACGTGGGCGTCCCCGCGCGTCCGGACGGCGTGTACGACCTGGTCGTCGACGGCGTCCTGGCCGGGCAGGCCAGTGCGGCGGGCGGCAACACCCTGACCATCGACATGAGCACCGGCTCCGTCGAGAACCGGCCCGGGCAGCCCGACACCCTCCGCTTCACCGGCCTGCCCGACGCCCCCAAGGACATCGAGATCTGGCTGCCGCACAACGAGACCACCGAGCTCGTCGCCCTGCGCACCGACGCCCCCATAGCCCCCGCACCGGACCGGGGCCGCAAGGTGTGGCTGCACCACGGCAGTTCGATCAGCCACGGCTCCGACGCCGCCGGCCCCTCGACCACCTGGCCCGCGCTCGCCGCCTCCCTCGGCGGTGCCGAGCTGATCAACCTGGGCCTGGGCGGCAGCGCCCTGCTCGACCCGTTCACCGCCCGCGCCCTGCGGGACACCCCGGCCGACTTGATCAGCGTCAAGATCGGCCTCAATGTGGTCAACACCGACCTGATGCGCCTGCGCGCCTTCACCCCGGCCGTCCACGGCTTCCTGGACACCATCCGCGAAGGCCACCCCGACGCACCCCTGCTGGTCGTCTCGCCCATCCTGTGCCCCATCCACGAGGACACACCCGGCCCCTGCGCCCTGGACACCACCGCCCTCAGCGCCGGTCGCCTGCGGTTCATGGCCACGGGCGACCCCGCAGAACGCGCGAGCGGGAAGCTGACCCTGCGCGTCATCCGGGACGAGCTGGCCAGGATCGTGGAGCAGCGGGCCGCCGAGGACCGGAACCTGCACTACCTCGACGGCCGCGCCCTGTACGGCGAGGCCGAGGCCGCCCGACTCCCGCTGCCCGACCAGCTCCACCCGGACGCGGCCACCCACCGCCACATCGGCGAGCGCTTCGCCGGGCTGGCGTTCGCCGCCGACGGGGCCTTCGGGAGCGGTGTGCGCGTCTGA
- a CDS encoding serine hydrolase domain-containing protein, which translates to MAGITIARSVTTLTATVALMAGSAVGASAVQSPAEQDASGVRAALQRVVDAGAPGAFAVIRDHGNPERGRTLTVGKADLGGTPMNAALRFRVGSNSKMFTSVLVMRLAEQGRIDLDKPLREYLPAGTLPESWSITARQVMEHRAGVYDHTNDLLEQSGEETTAVFEKRIRNNVYEPKDLVAMSVKHGLQYTPGTAYAYSNTDFVLMGLAAEHLTGRPYAELLREQIFEPLKLRQTTFTVPEKTIAGPHVTGYLTNDDRTKPLLDSTEQTASWVWSAGGVVSSARDLDRFMTALLAGSSGGLVSDESLRQMTSVLPTSTAKISYGLGIREIALSCGKVLGHGGIVQGYQTQTFSTPDGKRTVVLFANASNNGAVTSGLTNTLEPAFCGKAPTAPAPRRSITGNGNADRDDSRWIPAVEDTRI; encoded by the coding sequence ATGGCTGGAATCACGATCGCGCGTTCGGTGACCACACTCACCGCCACCGTGGCGCTCATGGCCGGGAGCGCCGTGGGCGCGTCCGCCGTGCAAAGCCCGGCCGAGCAGGATGCGTCGGGGGTGCGCGCCGCTCTGCAGCGCGTCGTGGACGCGGGGGCGCCGGGCGCGTTCGCGGTGATCCGCGACCACGGCAACCCCGAGCGGGGCCGGACGCTGACAGTCGGCAAGGCCGACCTCGGCGGTACGCCGATGAACGCGGCCCTTCGGTTCCGCGTGGGCAGCAACTCCAAGATGTTCACCTCGGTCCTGGTGATGCGCCTCGCCGAGCAGGGACGCATCGACCTGGACAAGCCGCTGCGCGAGTACCTGCCCGCCGGGACGCTCCCCGAGAGCTGGTCGATCACCGCACGCCAGGTCATGGAGCACCGCGCCGGTGTGTACGACCACACCAACGACCTCCTCGAACAGAGCGGGGAGGAGACCACCGCGGTCTTCGAGAAGCGCATCCGGAACAACGTCTACGAGCCCAAGGACCTCGTGGCGATGTCGGTGAAGCACGGTCTGCAGTACACCCCGGGGACGGCGTACGCGTATTCGAACACCGACTTCGTGCTGATGGGTCTCGCCGCCGAGCACCTCACCGGGCGCCCCTACGCCGAGCTGCTGCGCGAGCAGATCTTCGAGCCGCTGAAGCTGCGTCAGACGACCTTCACCGTGCCCGAGAAGACCATCGCCGGCCCGCACGTCACCGGCTATCTGACCAACGACGACCGCACCAAGCCGCTCCTCGACTCGACCGAGCAGACCGCGTCGTGGGTCTGGAGCGCGGGAGGCGTGGTCTCCTCCGCCCGTGACCTCGACCGTTTCATGACCGCTCTGCTCGCCGGAAGCTCCGGCGGGCTGGTCTCCGACGAGTCGCTGCGGCAGATGACGAGCGTGCTTCCCACCAGCACGGCGAAGATCAGCTACGGCCTGGGGATCAGGGAGATCGCGCTCTCCTGCGGCAAGGTGCTCGGCCACGGCGGAATCGTCCAGGGCTACCAGACGCAGACGTTCTCCACCCCGGACGGGAAGCGCACGGTCGTCCTCTTCGCGAACGCCTCCAACAACGGCGCGGTCACCAGCGGTTTGACGAACACGCTGGAGCCCGCGTTCTGCGGCAAGGCACCCACCGCCCCCGCACCGCGGCGCTCGATCACCGGAAACGGCAACGCGGACAGGGACGACAGCCGCTGGATCCCGGCCGTCGAGGACACCCGCATCTGA
- a CDS encoding DUF4440 domain-containing protein, with protein MSDVKAELDQLIRTFLGAFTNTGGTRPDVDVIREVFIPQGMIISNVGGKLVVYDLDTFIEPREKILTDGTLTEFSEWEVAERTEIFGSIAHRFSEYRKSGFLNGEWFEGSGHKTTQFVRTPAGWKLSSMAWDDV; from the coding sequence GTGTCCGACGTCAAAGCCGAGCTCGACCAGTTGATACGCACCTTCCTCGGTGCGTTCACCAACACCGGAGGCACCCGCCCCGACGTCGATGTCATCCGCGAGGTGTTCATCCCGCAGGGGATGATCATCAGCAACGTCGGGGGCAAGCTCGTGGTCTACGACCTCGACACGTTCATCGAGCCCCGGGAGAAGATCCTCACCGACGGGACGCTGACGGAGTTCTCCGAATGGGAGGTGGCCGAGCGGACCGAGATCTTCGGTTCGATCGCCCACCGGTTCAGCGAGTACCGCAAGTCCGGTTTCCTCAACGGCGAGTGGTTCGAGGGCTCCGGCCACAAGACCACCCAGTTCGTCCGCACACCTGCCGGCTGGAAGTTGAGCTCGATGGCCTGGGACGACGTGTAG
- a CDS encoding choice-of-anchor A family protein, which produces MFRLSLARPGARSLRPLLTAAVLSVAALPATATALPGGGQQASPTGAVLAAGPLPGGLGPCVPGNCPPDGYPPIHNGPIRYRDNGINVYVGGDFNVREKAAEAEGRVVVLGTFDQHKAAGVSGIYNVGEAGVGSRVAPPVGADWLTTGGNVTVATGQRLLAEQGVVRHAGSATGTIASQRNVHDADAAKPYTALRGQLTDASKCYAHPGGVTRTPTGTAVHSGGETLFTGDGTSMLQVFNVDFDMQSASGGQEGIRFARIPTGATVLVNMLGSSRTINTYSGTIDDSSAFNHLRSRLLWNFPDATSVGFKGTGQFQGSVLIGDQASLATVSLPGINGRFFTTGSLTHTSPPSGGGGQEFHNYPFDGNLPDCATAPTEGEVKVLKTDHATGRPLAGAVFELWEETNGTTGLQTSGTKPDTHLGTPCTTDGSGACTRTVPPGTYYWVETKAPEGYDLPSPAHFGPLVLTEANASRGVSVTAANHRHVVPKGSITVDKTDAETGRPLAGAVFRLWHETNGVAGLQTSGTTPDTPVGPGCATGNAGRCVFADLALGSYYLQETAVPEGYVLPRNRVSGPHEVTAANASRGVTVKLTNQRGEPDKGGKGGKGGPR; this is translated from the coding sequence GTGTTCCGTCTCTCCCTGGCCCGTCCCGGCGCGAGATCCCTCAGGCCCCTGCTGACCGCGGCCGTGCTGTCCGTGGCCGCTCTTCCCGCGACGGCGACGGCCCTGCCCGGCGGCGGGCAGCAGGCGTCCCCCACCGGGGCCGTCCTGGCCGCCGGACCGCTGCCCGGCGGGCTCGGCCCGTGCGTGCCGGGCAACTGTCCCCCCGACGGCTACCCGCCCATCCACAACGGCCCCATCCGGTACCGCGACAACGGCATCAACGTATACGTCGGCGGTGACTTCAACGTACGGGAGAAGGCCGCCGAAGCCGAGGGCCGGGTCGTCGTGCTCGGCACCTTCGACCAGCACAAGGCCGCGGGTGTCAGCGGCATCTACAACGTCGGCGAGGCCGGGGTCGGCTCGCGGGTCGCTCCGCCGGTCGGCGCGGACTGGCTGACCACCGGCGGCAACGTCACCGTCGCGACCGGGCAGCGGCTGCTCGCCGAGCAGGGCGTCGTACGCCACGCGGGCTCCGCCACCGGGACCATCGCTTCCCAGCGCAACGTCCACGACGCGGACGCGGCCAAGCCGTACACCGCGCTGCGGGGGCAGCTCACCGACGCCAGCAAGTGCTACGCGCACCCCGGCGGAGTCACCCGTACACCCACCGGGACGGCCGTCCACTCCGGCGGGGAGACCCTGTTCACCGGTGACGGCACCTCCATGCTCCAGGTGTTCAACGTGGACTTCGACATGCAGAGCGCGAGCGGCGGCCAGGAGGGCATTCGCTTCGCCCGCATCCCGACCGGGGCGACCGTGCTGGTCAACATGCTCGGCAGCAGCCGGACCATCAACACCTACAGCGGCACGATCGACGACTCCAGCGCGTTCAACCACCTGCGCAGCCGACTGCTGTGGAACTTCCCCGACGCGACCTCCGTCGGCTTCAAGGGCACCGGCCAGTTCCAGGGCAGCGTGCTGATCGGCGACCAGGCGTCCCTGGCGACGGTGAGTCTGCCCGGCATCAACGGGCGCTTCTTCACCACCGGTTCGCTCACCCACACCAGCCCGCCGTCGGGCGGCGGTGGCCAGGAGTTCCACAACTACCCCTTCGACGGGAACCTGCCCGACTGTGCCACCGCGCCCACCGAGGGCGAGGTGAAGGTCCTCAAGACGGACCACGCCACGGGCAGGCCGCTCGCCGGGGCGGTCTTCGAGCTGTGGGAGGAGACCAACGGGACCACCGGGCTCCAGACCTCGGGCACCAAGCCGGACACCCACCTGGGCACCCCCTGTACCACCGACGGCTCCGGGGCCTGCACACGGACCGTCCCGCCGGGCACCTACTACTGGGTGGAAACCAAGGCCCCCGAAGGCTACGACCTCCCCTCCCCCGCACACTTCGGGCCACTCGTCCTCACCGAGGCCAACGCCTCCAGGGGTGTCTCGGTGACCGCGGCCAACCACCGGCACGTCGTGCCGAAGGGATCCATCACCGTCGACAAGACGGACGCCGAGACCGGCAGGCCGCTCGCGGGGGCGGTGTTCCGGCTGTGGCACGAGACCAACGGAGTCGCCGGACTGCAGACCTCGGGGACCACGCCCGACACCCCGGTAGGACCCGGCTGCGCGACCGGGAACGCGGGCCGGTGCGTCTTCGCGGACCTGGCCCTCGGCTCGTACTACCTCCAGGAGACGGCCGTGCCCGAGGGGTATGTCCTGCCGCGGAACCGGGTCAGCGGCCCCCATGAGGTGACCGCCGCCAACGCGTCCAGGGGCGTCACCGTCAAGCTCACCAACCAGCGCGGAGAGCCCGACAAGGGGGGCAAGGGCGGGAAGGGCGGACCTCGCTGA
- a CDS encoding NUDIX hydrolase, translating into MADVRIRVSAYALALEEGRLLLARLSQSSPVFAPGLWHLPGGGIDPGEQPVEALARELREETGRELAGARLVDARTYAVSRGGVDWNLTGLFYAVELKSDGASEVVETDGSTDAVSWIPLSELRDPMLSPAAADGVRMLGDGGV; encoded by the coding sequence ATGGCTGACGTGCGGATTCGTGTCTCCGCGTACGCGCTCGCGCTGGAGGAGGGGCGGTTGCTGCTGGCCAGGTTGTCGCAGTCGTCACCGGTCTTCGCTCCGGGGCTTTGGCACCTGCCGGGTGGCGGGATCGACCCGGGCGAGCAGCCGGTGGAGGCTCTCGCGCGCGAACTGCGCGAAGAGACCGGACGCGAGCTCGCCGGTGCACGGCTGGTCGACGCGCGGACGTATGCGGTCAGCCGGGGTGGCGTGGACTGGAACCTGACCGGGTTGTTCTACGCCGTCGAGCTCAAGAGCGACGGTGCCTCGGAGGTCGTCGAGACCGACGGCTCCACCGACGCGGTGAGCTGGATTCCACTGTCGGAGCTGCGTGATCCGATGCTTTCCCCGGCCGCCGCCGACGGGGTGCGCATGCTCGGCGACGGAGGTGTGTGA
- a CDS encoding aminoglycoside phosphotransferase family protein gives MSTGQMHPDLHPVDDALVRRLIAGQFPQWAGLPVVRVPSGGTVNAMYRLGDSMVVRLPLVPGGVEDVSTEQQWLPRLASLLLTPVPEVLGAGEPAEGYPWAWSVYRWLAGENPEAGALSEPVLLAEDLAGFVAAMRSITLPGAPPAYRGGPVASLDASTRGAIEELRGIPQEGVDCDAALAAWEDALRAPAWDGPPVWLHADLMPGNLLVDGGRLTSVIDFGCMGVGDPACDLFPAWNLLPTDARKVFRDALGVDDATWIRGRGRTLSQALIALPHYRKTNPAMANNARHVIRAVLGEG, from the coding sequence ATGAGCACAGGGCAGATGCACCCCGACCTGCACCCCGTCGACGACGCACTCGTACGGCGGTTGATCGCCGGGCAGTTCCCGCAGTGGGCGGGGCTGCCGGTGGTGCGGGTTCCGTCCGGCGGGACGGTCAACGCCATGTACCGGCTGGGCGACAGCATGGTCGTACGGCTGCCGCTGGTGCCGGGCGGGGTGGAGGACGTGTCGACGGAGCAGCAGTGGCTGCCGCGCCTCGCCTCACTGCTGCTCACGCCCGTCCCCGAGGTGCTCGGAGCCGGGGAGCCGGCCGAGGGGTATCCGTGGGCCTGGTCGGTGTACCGGTGGCTGGCGGGGGAGAACCCCGAGGCGGGGGCGCTGAGCGAACCCGTGCTGCTGGCCGAGGATCTGGCCGGGTTCGTGGCGGCGATGCGGAGCATCACCCTGCCGGGGGCGCCGCCTGCCTACCGAGGCGGGCCGGTCGCCTCGCTCGACGCGTCGACCCGGGGGGCGATCGAGGAACTGCGCGGGATCCCGCAGGAGGGCGTCGACTGCGACGCCGCGCTCGCCGCGTGGGAGGACGCGCTGCGGGCCCCGGCCTGGGACGGGCCGCCGGTGTGGCTGCACGCCGATCTGATGCCGGGCAATCTGCTCGTGGACGGGGGCAGGCTGACCTCGGTGATCGACTTCGGGTGCATGGGGGTGGGCGATCCCGCCTGCGACCTCTTCCCCGCCTGGAACCTGTTGCCCACCGATGCGCGGAAGGTCTTCCGCGACGCGCTCGGCGTGGACGACGCGACCTGGATCCGCGGCCGCGGACGGACGCTCTCGCAGGCGTTGATCGCGCTGCCCCACTACCGGAAGACCAACCCGGCGATGGCGAACAACGCCCGGCACGTGATCCGGGCGGTGCTGGGAGAGGGCTGA